The following are encoded in a window of Spiroplasma tabanidicola genomic DNA:
- a CDS encoding pseudouridine synthase → MTILKVNKNDENQTIFNFIKKNFKTTSLSVIYKWFRTNKIKLNEKRIKDQKRVLKLGDEIKVYDSASISKRNEEKLVDYSELKIIYEDENLLIVDKPSNLEMHSLINICLDQIVRSYLIDTNKYDVELENSFVISHVHRLDKLTKGLVIYAKNKKSLDILLQAIQDKDNIEKFYLAKLENNNIKTGLIEGFIDYNSDTQLANFSLKDNKFFKSCSQEQNWFNKEENILEVKLLTGRKHQIRAICSYFKSPIVDDFRYGAKKSKNRSIDLIAYKLIFKNFSDELSYLNDKEFCSTFIF, encoded by the coding sequence ATGACAATATTAAAAGTAAATAAAAATGATGAAAATCAAACAATTTTTAATTTTATTAAAAAGAATTTTAAAACAACAAGTTTATCAGTTATATATAAATGATTTAGAACCAATAAAATAAAATTAAATGAAAAAAGAATTAAAGATCAAAAGAGAGTTTTAAAATTAGGAGATGAAATCAAAGTTTATGATAGTGCTTCTATTTCTAAAAGAAATGAAGAAAAACTTGTAGATTATTCTGAATTAAAAATAATATATGAAGATGAAAATTTATTAATTGTAGATAAACCTTCAAATCTTGAAATGCATTCTTTAATAAACATTTGTTTAGATCAAATAGTAAGAAGTTATTTGATAGATACTAATAAATATGATGTGGAACTTGAAAATAGTTTTGTAATAAGCCACGTTCATCGCCTTGATAAATTAACAAAGGGATTAGTTATTTATGCCAAAAATAAAAAAAGTTTAGATATCTTATTACAAGCAATTCAAGATAAAGATAATATTGAAAAATTTTATCTAGCCAAATTGGAAAATAACAATATTAAAACAGGACTAATTGAAGGTTTTATTGATTATAATAGTGATACTCAATTAGCAAATTTCAGCTTAAAAGATAACAAGTTTTTTAAATCTTGTTCTCAAGAACAAAATTGATTTAATAAAGAAGAAAATATTTTAGAGGTAAAACTTTTGACCGGTAGAAAACATCAAATCAGAGCAATTTGTTCTTATTTTAAATCTCCAATAGTTGATGACTTTAGATATGGAGCTAAAAAATCTAAGAATAGATCAATTGATTTAATTGCGTATAAATTAATATTTAAAAACTTTAGTGATGAATTAAGTTATTTAAATGACAAAGAATTTTGCTCCACATTCATTTTCTAA